A single window of Chloroflexota bacterium DNA harbors:
- the amrA gene encoding AmmeMemoRadiSam system protein A produces MAESLHVSLARAAVNAQARAERLHMPFDRVPGALQQPAACFVSIHKHGRLRGCIGTIHPTEATLAQEIVRNAVLASTEDPRFMPVGADELPDLDYSVDVLSEPEPIASADQLDPKRYGVIVRCGRRRGLLLPDLEDVDSVATQVSIALDKGGIGHDEAYQLFRFTVSRFH; encoded by the coding sequence ATGGCGGAGTCGCTGCATGTTTCGCTGGCGCGCGCTGCGGTGAACGCTCAGGCACGAGCCGAACGCCTGCACATGCCGTTTGACCGTGTGCCGGGCGCACTACAGCAGCCGGCGGCATGTTTCGTCTCCATACACAAACATGGTCGCCTGCGCGGCTGCATCGGAACGATTCACCCAACGGAAGCGACCCTCGCGCAGGAAATCGTCCGAAACGCCGTGCTGGCTTCGACGGAAGACCCGCGATTCATGCCCGTCGGCGCAGACGAATTGCCCGACCTCGACTATTCAGTTGATGTCCTGAGCGAACCCGAACCGATCGCATCGGCCGATCAACTGGATCCCAAGCGCTATGGCGTCATCGTCCGCTGCGGACGACGGCGCGGGTTGCTCTTGCCCGACCTGGAGGATGTCGATTCGGTCGCGACACAGGTATCCATTGCGCTGGACAAAGGTGGAATCGGTCACGATGAAGCGTACCAACTGTTTCGCTTTACCGTAAGCCGATTTCATTGA
- a CDS encoding acyl-CoA dehydrogenase family protein, whose product MDFTLDETQRLFRHTVHEFSAIELKARAAETDRTAQFNWAAVRKMGPLGLLGLNAPEEYGGAGIDAVSAAIAIEEMGWGCGSTALAIAAHNGLASAPIALFGTPEQKERFLRPLATGTGRLGALALTEPGAGSDLSAISTTAMLDGDDWIVDGAKMWTTNASIADLIVVLVRSAGRGGFSQIIVPTSATGITIGPAEAKMGLRGSPTHAVRFDHVHVPRENLLGTAGRGLQQTLAVLDGGRIGIGALCVGLAQAAYDEALSYARERHTFGTAIAQHQAIQHMLADMATDIEAARLLVYQAAWVRQQGQPYTRQAAIAKLFASEASERVCYKAMQIHGGYGYSSAYPVERIYRDQRLMAIGEGTSEVQRMVIARLVLH is encoded by the coding sequence ATGGACTTTACGCTCGACGAAACGCAACGACTGTTCCGGCACACGGTACATGAGTTTTCGGCCATTGAACTCAAGGCGCGCGCCGCCGAAACCGACCGGACCGCACAGTTCAACTGGGCTGCCGTGCGCAAGATGGGGCCGCTTGGACTCCTCGGCTTGAATGCGCCGGAAGAGTACGGCGGCGCGGGCATTGACGCTGTGAGCGCCGCCATCGCTATCGAGGAGATGGGCTGGGGCTGCGGCAGCACGGCGTTGGCGATTGCCGCCCACAACGGACTGGCCAGCGCGCCTATCGCGCTGTTTGGAACCCCGGAGCAAAAGGAACGTTTCTTGCGCCCGCTGGCGACGGGCACGGGGCGACTGGGCGCGTTGGCGCTGACAGAACCGGGCGCAGGCTCGGACCTTTCCGCAATTTCGACGACCGCCATGCTGGATGGCGACGACTGGATCGTCGACGGCGCCAAGATGTGGACGACCAATGCGTCGATCGCGGACCTCATCGTCGTGCTGGTTCGGTCGGCGGGACGCGGTGGCTTCAGCCAGATCATCGTGCCTACTTCGGCAACAGGCATCACGATTGGCCCGGCCGAAGCCAAGATGGGGCTGCGCGGCTCCCCCACACATGCGGTCCGCTTCGATCATGTGCACGTGCCGCGCGAGAATCTGCTCGGAACCGCCGGGCGCGGCCTGCAGCAGACGCTGGCTGTGCTCGACGGTGGGCGCATCGGCATCGGCGCGTTGTGTGTTGGACTGGCGCAGGCCGCATACGACGAGGCGCTTTCCTACGCGCGCGAGCGGCATACGTTCGGCACGGCGATTGCCCAGCACCAGGCAATCCAGCACATGCTGGCCGACATGGCCACGGACATCGAGGCCGCCAGGCTGCTCGTATACCAGGCCGCCTGGGTGCGCCAGCAGGGTCAGCCGTACACGCGCCAGGCCGCCATTGCCAAACTATTCGCCAGCGAAGCATCCGAACGCGTGTGCTACAAAGCGATGCAGATTCACGGCGGGTATGGCTATTCGAGCGCGTATCCCGTAGAGCGCATCTATCGCGATCAGCGACTCATGGCGATTGGCGAGGGCACATCCGAAGTGCAACGCATGGTCATCGCTCGCCTGGTATTGCACTAG
- a CDS encoding cupredoxin domain-containing protein, which produces MIKWFKPPVWAALALAVALALAACGGNYAPPSGGVVAPSGGSSGSREIKVTASDFKFEPNSFALKAGESVKVTMTNRGAVDHNWVVTDSSGKVVFKFTVPVGKTGSGEFTLPAAGTYNLICDVAGHKEAGMSGKITAQ; this is translated from the coding sequence ATGATTAAGTGGTTCAAGCCGCCAGTATGGGCAGCGCTTGCTCTGGCCGTCGCGCTTGCGCTGGCAGCCTGCGGCGGCAACTATGCGCCGCCGTCTGGTGGGGTGGTTGCGCCGTCCGGGGGGTCAAGCGGTTCGCGGGAGATCAAAGTGACCGCATCCGACTTCAAGTTTGAGCCGAACAGCTTCGCGCTGAAGGCGGGTGAAAGCGTCAAGGTGACCATGACGAACCGTGGCGCGGTTGACCATAACTGGGTGGTCACCGATTCGTCTGGGAAGGTCGTCTTCAAGTTTACGGTGCCGGTGGGAAAGACCGGCAGCGGCGAGTTCACGCTGCCCGCAGCTGGTACATACAATCTTATCTGCGACGTGGCCGGCCACAAAGAGGCCGGCATGTCGGGTAAGATCACCGCGCAGTAG
- the tatC gene encoding twin-arginine translocase subunit TatC gives MGDIISIVLLILLAILLIGPRKLPEGVEALWLTWSNFQRSQHGGAPITLDQARQRWRSEQSPFFNGIQLLYAASEHLQEMRSRMFKALIAVAICTLLVFVFSDNLFRLLLRPLDNVACVQTETLVSTLQLSQDVPITTTVRIGTDSTPVSTTVILPAGTILPVTYLKPCEKLRPIFTKPTELFITTFMVDVYAGLGLAIPFIIYQFVAFLMPALLPHEKRYVYLLLPGMTLLFVIGVVFCYLLVLPVAVGFLFSFNLDIAQPLPSINDYINFVSSLLFWVGLTFETPLIIFFLAKTRVVKLAQLKAFRRFAIVGGFVIAALITPTPDPLNQAIVALPIIILYEVGVFLARFA, from the coding sequence ATGGGCGACATTATCTCGATAGTCCTGCTGATCTTGCTGGCGATCCTATTGATCGGACCGCGGAAGTTGCCGGAAGGCGTTGAGGCGCTGTGGCTCACCTGGAGCAACTTCCAGCGCAGCCAGCACGGCGGCGCGCCGATTACGCTGGACCAGGCGCGCCAGCGCTGGCGCAGCGAGCAAAGCCCGTTCTTCAACGGCATCCAGTTGTTGTACGCCGCGTCGGAGCATCTGCAGGAGATGCGCTCGCGCATGTTCAAGGCGCTGATCGCCGTCGCGATTTGCACGCTGCTCGTTTTTGTCTTTTCCGATAACCTGTTCCGTTTGCTTTTGCGTCCGCTCGACAACGTCGCGTGCGTGCAGACCGAGACGCTCGTGAGCACGCTGCAGTTGTCACAAGATGTGCCAATCACCACGACAGTTCGGATCGGCACGGATAGCACGCCAGTGAGCACGACGGTCATTTTACCCGCTGGCACCATTCTGCCCGTCACGTATCTCAAGCCGTGCGAGAAGCTGCGTCCAATCTTCACCAAGCCGACCGAGTTGTTTATTACGACCTTCATGGTCGACGTCTACGCGGGACTGGGGCTGGCCATCCCGTTCATCATTTACCAATTCGTGGCGTTCCTGATGCCGGCGCTGCTACCGCACGAAAAGCGGTATGTGTATCTACTGCTGCCGGGCATGACATTGTTATTCGTCATTGGCGTCGTCTTCTGCTACCTGCTGGTTCTGCCGGTGGCCGTCGGGTTCCTGTTTAGCTTCAACCTCGATATCGCGCAGCCGCTGCCGTCGATCAATGACTACATCAACTTCGTAAGCAGTCTCTTGTTTTGGGTCGGCCTGACCTTTGAGACGCCGCTGATCATCTTTTTCCTGGCCAAGACGCGGGTCGTTAAATTGGCCCAACTCAAAGCGTTTCGCCGTTTTGCCATTGTGGGCGGCTTCGTGATCGCCGCGCTGATTACGCCGACACCGGACCCGCTGAACCAGGCGATCGTTGCGCTGCCGATCATCATCCTGTACGAAGTCGGCGTCTTCCTCGCACGCTTCGCATAG
- a CDS encoding cupredoxin domain-containing protein — protein MTNRSLQQRRLASQLYDEASRQLAIGNCADAYHKFGRVLDLAPDFPGARHKCDAIERQQHFEAQYHAAIQLALSGRFREALRAFSVIDPVSVYHAPSLHWARVGRRELAHQGKQAQRAPSIPVTRATLLATPTVIVAICMILWMGTNALMAPLPGASPTPPHRVEGESTVLPSNTAFVHEADPAEAPDDQAPIEEPDDMAATPAGTAPGEPGSTPGAPTATLAPGAPTRTPAPTRRPTTTPTRVVVQFVPTRTPTAVRPPTATSTAVLPPPTASATPAPSTPTIVAPTPAATSTPLPTATVGIVIAANPSQTPAPSNTPVPTSTPAPVTIVVHAYEYDFSPAEISVTAGARVRLTLVNDGDTTFDWVLLNPNGTIAAKVMAGAGQTVTGQFTAPTAPGAYSVVCDISNYAQLGMKGVVNVTAR, from the coding sequence ATGACGAATCGTTCTCTACAACAGCGCCGCCTGGCTTCGCAGCTCTATGACGAAGCATCCCGCCAGTTGGCGATCGGCAACTGCGCCGACGCCTACCATAAGTTCGGCCGCGTTCTCGACCTCGCCCCAGATTTCCCCGGCGCACGCCACAAGTGCGACGCGATTGAGCGACAGCAGCACTTCGAAGCGCAGTATCACGCTGCTATTCAACTGGCACTTTCCGGACGCTTCCGGGAGGCGCTGCGGGCATTCAGCGTCATCGACCCGGTCAGCGTGTACCACGCGCCCAGTCTCCACTGGGCACGAGTCGGACGCCGCGAACTGGCACATCAGGGCAAGCAAGCACAGCGTGCGCCATCAATACCGGTGACGCGCGCCACACTGTTGGCCACGCCTACCGTGATTGTTGCCATCTGTATGATTTTGTGGATGGGCACCAACGCCCTGATGGCCCCGCTGCCTGGCGCATCGCCTACGCCGCCGCACAGGGTCGAAGGCGAGTCGACGGTCCTGCCGTCAAATACGGCGTTCGTCCACGAAGCTGATCCTGCAGAAGCGCCCGATGATCAGGCCCCGATTGAAGAGCCGGACGACATGGCAGCAACGCCTGCCGGCACCGCGCCAGGAGAACCCGGCAGCACGCCGGGCGCGCCCACGGCGACCCTGGCGCCCGGCGCACCGACGCGGACCCCCGCACCGACGCGGCGCCCGACGACGACGCCCACCCGCGTCGTTGTTCAGTTCGTGCCCACACGCACCCCAACTGCGGTGCGTCCGCCAACGGCAACGAGCACCGCCGTCCTGCCGCCGCCAACCGCATCGGCGACGCCGGCGCCATCCACGCCGACCATTGTCGCTCCAACGCCAGCCGCCACCAGCACACCCTTACCCACGGCCACCGTGGGCATAGTGATTGCCGCCAACCCGTCGCAAACGCCCGCCCCGAGCAACACGCCGGTGCCAACGTCCACGCCGGCGCCCGTTACGATTGTCGTTCACGCCTATGAGTATGACTTTAGCCCGGCAGAGATAAGCGTGACCGCAGGCGCGCGCGTGCGATTGACGCTCGTCAATGACGGCGACACGACCTTCGACTGGGTGCTGCTCAACCCGAACGGGACCATCGCGGCCAAAGTGATGGCGGGCGCCGGGCAAACGGTCACGGGCCAATTCACGGCGCCCACCGCGCCGGGCGCTTACAGCGTCGTCTGCGACATTTCGAACTATGCGCAGCTCGGCATGAAGGGCGTCGTCAATGTCACCGCCCGTTAG